The proteins below come from a single Gloeocapsopsis sp. IPPAS B-1203 genomic window:
- a CDS encoding cobalamin-binding protein produces the protein MSHQNLRIVSLIPSATEIVAALGLENVMVGRSHECDYPPEIKDLPVCTAARLNSEAPSKEIHQNVNQILHSALSIYQVKIDVLEKLKPTHIITQDQCDVCAVSLQDVEAAVAQLTQSQPKIISLQPNSLADVWHDIERVANALGVRSLFLIEDLEARVNICQQKTASLSLEELPTVACIEWTDPLMTAANWIPELVTQAGGQPLFSVSGQPSPTLTWDTLVATNPDVMIFMLCGFDLHRTRQEAMALTQHSEWEKLHAVQHGRVYITDGNAYFNRPGPRLADSLEILAEILHPEIFDYGYKGTAWEPL, from the coding sequence ATGAGTCATCAAAATTTAAGAATTGTCTCTCTCATACCCAGTGCAACAGAAATTGTAGCGGCGCTAGGATTAGAAAATGTCATGGTTGGGCGATCGCATGAATGCGATTATCCGCCAGAAATAAAAGATCTTCCTGTGTGTACCGCAGCGAGGCTCAACTCAGAAGCACCCAGCAAAGAAATTCATCAAAACGTCAACCAAATTTTGCACTCAGCATTGAGCATTTACCAAGTTAAAATAGACGTCTTAGAAAAGTTAAAACCAACACACATTATTACTCAAGACCAATGCGATGTTTGTGCTGTTAGTTTACAAGATGTTGAAGCAGCAGTAGCACAACTGACCCAAAGTCAGCCCAAGATTATTTCCCTACAGCCTAATAGTTTAGCTGACGTTTGGCACGATATCGAGCGAGTTGCTAATGCATTGGGAGTGCGATCGCTCTTTTTAATCGAAGATCTCGAAGCACGAGTGAATATTTGTCAGCAAAAGACAGCAAGCCTTTCTTTAGAGGAACTACCTACAGTGGCTTGCATTGAGTGGACTGATCCGCTGATGACTGCTGCTAACTGGATTCCAGAACTTGTCACGCAAGCTGGGGGACAACCACTTTTTAGTGTTAGCGGACAACCATCCCCAACTCTGACTTGGGATACTCTCGTTGCAACGAATCCTGATGTGATGATCTTTATGCTATGTGGCTTTGATTTACACCGTACTCGTCAAGAAGCAATGGCATTAACTCAACACTCTGAGTGGGAAAAGTTACACGCAGTGCAACATGGAAGAGTTTATATTACTGACGGCAACGCGTATTTCAATCGTCCTGGACCACGCCTAGCTGATTCGTTAGAGATTCTAGCAGAAATTTTGCATCCAGAGATTTTTGACTACGGTTACAAAGGAACTGCTTGGGAACCGTTGTAG
- a CDS encoding DUF2834 domain-containing protein: MIRKIGFATTWVGLAIYAFFLAPPNQPDTFELIKNLSIGEIDGINPLIVALFYIMGVWPMIYSCLLFFDGRTQKIPAFPFAALSFGVGAFALLPYLALREPSTTFPGQKNAFLKLLDSRWTGIILMTAAVLLVAYGFSKGDWGDYVYQWRTSRFIHVMSLDFCLLCLLFPALLRDDMTRRGLDSSLLYWMTALIPLFGPLIYLCLRPPLAEERTMEATSNIISS, from the coding sequence ATGATCAGAAAAATTGGCTTTGCCACAACCTGGGTGGGACTAGCAATTTATGCTTTTTTTTTGGCACCACCGAATCAACCTGACACGTTTGAACTGATTAAGAATCTTTCTATCGGTGAAATCGACGGCATCAATCCTCTAATTGTTGCATTATTTTATATTATGGGTGTTTGGCCCATGATTTATAGTTGCCTGCTATTTTTTGATGGCAGAACGCAAAAAATTCCGGCTTTCCCATTTGCGGCGCTTTCTTTTGGGGTTGGTGCTTTTGCACTGTTACCTTACTTAGCTTTGCGCGAACCAAGTACAACGTTTCCAGGACAAAAAAACGCTTTCTTGAAGTTACTAGATTCGCGTTGGACTGGAATAATATTAATGACTGCGGCAGTTTTACTTGTTGCTTACGGCTTCAGCAAGGGAGATTGGGGAGATTATGTCTATCAATGGCGTACAAGTCGTTTTATTCATGTTATGAGTTTAGACTTTTGTTTGCTGTGCCTTTTGTTTCCTGCTTTGCTACGAGATGATATGACACGTCGAGGTCTAGATAGTTCTCTCCTCTATTGGATGACAGCGCTAATCCCGCTTTTTGGTCCTTTAATTTATTTATGCCTACGTCCACCTCTAGCAGAAGAACGGACTATGGAAGCTACTAGTAATATCATCTCCAGTTGA